A DNA window from Aquarana catesbeiana isolate 2022-GZ linkage group LG01, ASM4218655v1, whole genome shotgun sequence contains the following coding sequences:
- the LOC141128585 gene encoding LOW QUALITY PROTEIN: digestive cysteine proteinase 2-like (The sequence of the model RefSeq protein was modified relative to this genomic sequence to represent the inferred CDS: deleted 1 base in 1 codon), with product MSVFISIVNCDSCSAFSVTSSLEYQIKQKTGKLSLSKQDLVDCSKSYGTNGWTRGWMHNAFDYIIDHGLALESSYPYQGKEGTAISAPKAAACRDYNKLSSGDEPSLQQAVGLRSVAIEASLALYKSYKNGEYYDPNYHPGNINHAVLAVGYGTENGNACWLIQNSCGTGWGNKRYIKMARNCGNHYGISDCCVYPIV from the exons ATGAGCGTTTTTATCTCCATTGTAAACTGTGATTCTTGCTCTGCTTTTAGTGTAACAAGCTCTCTGGAATACCAGATAAAGCAGAAGACAGGAAAGCTATCACTGAGTAAACAGGATCTTGTGGATTGCAGCAAGAGCTATGGAACCAATGGATGGACTAGAGGATGGATGCATAATGCTTTTGATTACATCATTGATCATGGACTTGCATTGGAATCCTCATACCCATACCAAGGAAAGGAAGGCACCGCCATCTCTGCTCCTAAAGCTGCTGCATGTCGGGATTATAATAAATTGTCATCTGGGGATGAACCGTCACTTCAACAAGCTGTGGGACTCAGGTCTGTGGCTATAGAGGCTTCTCTAGCTTTGTACAAATCATACAAAAATGGTGAGTACTATGACCCTAACTACCATCCAGGGAACATTAACCACGCAGTACTGGCAGTTGGATACGGTACAGAAAATGGAAATGCCTGCTGGCTGATTCAAAACAGCTGCGGCACAGGCTGGGGCAAT AAAAGGTACATAAAAATGGCCAGAAATTGTGGCAACCATTATGGAATTTCTGACTGCTGTGTATATCCGATTGTGTGA